Within the Ensifer adhaerens genome, the region AGGGATGTCAGCCTCGCCTCTCATCCCACGTTAGGAACCGACGCAACAACTTGCGGCTCCGTTGTTATGTTTGGCCTCCTGGATTGGCGGGCAAGGCGCGTCGCCAAAGGAACAGAACACACAGCAGTCCCCGGATTCTGGCCGGAGCATCGTACCGCATCCATTGCAATCATAGAAAAACTGACAGGCGTCGGTGGGCATCGTTTCCGTAGCCCGCTGGCCGCAATTCGGACAGGTGAGGGTTGATCGAAGCTGTATCGTCACTCTTTGTGCCTCGGCAACGGATGCCTTCAGATGACGCCCGTCATCCATCGCTGAATAGCCTATTGGAAATATCGCCTCGTGCATAGTTTTGCGTCATGCGCGCTAGGTCAGTCTTTCGAAAGGCTGCAATGGGCCGCCATAACCGGACAAGGCGTTGGTTCGCTTTGGCCAAATAGCGGTCACTGCGATTGCAAGATGACCGCTATCGGAACATTGCCGATGGCGTTTGACTAAATCGACCTCAGTGACACCCGCTTCTCCAACTCGGCAGCGTGCTCCTTCCGCTCGCTATAACGGTCGGTCAGATGCGCCGAAGCGTCCCGTGTCAGCAGCGTGAACTTCACCAGTTCCTCGCAGACATCCACGACGCGGTCGTAGTAGGACGACGGTTTCATCCTGCCGTCGGCGTCGAACTCCTGGTAGGCCTTGGCGACGGACGACTGGTTGGGGATCGTGATCATCCGCATCCAGCGGCCGAGCACGCGCATCTGGTTCAGGGCGTTGAAGGACTGGCTGCCGCCGGAGACTTCCATGATGGCCAGCGTCTTGCCTTGCGTCGGCCGGATCGATCCCAGCGACAGGGGAATCCAGTCGATCTGGGCCTTCATGATGCCCGTCATCGCGCCGTGGCGCTCGGGGCTAACCCAGACCTGGCCTTCCGACCATTGCGACAGGTCGCGCAGCTCCTGCACTTTCGGATGGCTGACCGGAGCCTCGTCGGGAAGCGGAAGCCCCCTCGGATCGAACATCCGCACCTCGCACCCCAACCGCTCGAGCAGACGTCTGGCTTCGTGCGCCAACAGGCGGCTGTAGGAAACCTCCCGGAGCGAGCCGTAGAAGATCAGGATGCGCGGCTTGTGCGTCGAAAACGCTGGACGCAACGCGTCTATGTCAGGTTGGCGAAGATGCCGCTCCTCCAAGGCGGGAAAGGTCTCAGACAACGCGCTTGCCCTCCTGATCGAGGACCTGCTCGCCATCTTCCTTGAAGAAGGCTCCCTTGAACGCATCCGGCAGGATGTCGAGAACGACTTCGGAAGGGCGCGCGAGCCTGGTGCCGAGTGGTGTGACGACGAACGGACGATTGATGAGGATCGGGTCCGTCAGCATCGCGTCGAGCAACTGGTCGTCCGTCAGCTTCGGATCATCGAGGCCCAATTCCGCATAAGGCGTACCTTTCTCGCGGATCGCCTGCCGGACGGTCAGCCCGGCGTCAGAGATCATCGTTGCCAACTCGTCGCGCGCCGGCGGTGTCTTGAGATACTCGATGACATCAGGTTCGATCCCGGCTGCGCGGATTATCTCCAGCGTGTTGCGGGACGTGCCGCAGGCCGGGTTGTGATAGATGGTGACGTCCATTGTCATGTCCTTTCGGTGATGGTGTTGCGGGAGACAGAGGGAGCTGCCTCGTACCAGCCCTTGGTGTGGTTCACGGCCCAGACGACCGTGAGCATCACGGGAACCTCGATGAGCACGCCGACGACGGTCGCCAGCGCTGCTCCGGACCGGAAGCCGAACAGGCTGATCGCCGCGGCAACCGCGAGTTCGAAGAAGTTGCTGGCTCCGATCAGGGCTGAAGGCCCGGCGACGCAATGGCGCTCGCCCGACATCCGGTTCAGGAGGTAGGCCAGGCCTGAGTTGAAGTAGACCTGGATCAGGATCGGGACGGCCAGCAGCGCGATGATCGTCGGCTGCGCGATGATCTGCTCGCCCTGGAAGCCGAACAGGAGGACGAGCGTCGCCAGCAGTGCCACAAGCGAAAGCGGCTGCAGCTTCGCCAGCATGGCGTCCAGCGCCTTGGTCGTGCCGTCGGCGGTCAGCCGCGCTCTCAGGACCTGAGCGATGATGACCGGGACGACGATATAGAGGACGACCGACAGAACGAGCGTGTCCCACGGTACGGTGATAGCCGACAGTCCGAGAAGCAGTCCGACGATCGGGGCGAAGGCGACGACCATGATCGCATCGTTGAGTGCCACCTGGGACAACGTGAACAGCGGCTCGCCGCGCGTCAGGTTGCTCCAGACGAACACCATCGCGGTACAGGGCGCAGCCGCAAGGATGATAAGGCCAGCAATGTAGGAGTCGATCTGGTCAGCCGGCAGATAAGGACGGAACAGCCATCCGATAAAGAGCCATCCGAGCAACGCCATGGAGAACGGCTTGATGGCCCAGTTGATGAACAGGGTCACGCCGATGCCGCGCCAGTACGTGCTGACCTGCGCCAGCGAGCGGAAGTCGATCTTGATGAGCATCGGGATGATCATCAGCCAGATCAGGATGGCGACGGGCAGGTTCACCTTGGCGACCTCCGCCGCGCCGATGATCTGGAAAACGCCGGGCATCAGATGGCCAAGGGCAACGCCGACGACAATGCAGAGGAACACCCAGATGGTGAGATAGCGTTGAAACGTCGACATCAGGCCATCTTTCCCGGAGTTCCCGTCGAGCCTTCCATCGCGCCGATTTGGCGGAGCTTCGTTTCGAGCGCCAGGCGGTCGATCGATGCCAGCGGAAGGCTGACGAAGGCCATGATACGGTTCTTGAGGAAACGGGCGGCCGTCGCAAAGGCGCGCTGGATTTCGACCTCGGAGCCGACAACGGCCGCGGGGTCCTCGACACCCCAATGCGCGGTCATCGGATGACCGAACCATACCGGGCAGGCCTCGCCAGCCGCGCTGTCGCAGACCGTGAAGATGAAATCCATCTGTGGTGCGCCGGGCTCAGAGAAGACGTCCCAGCTCTTCGACGAGAAGCCAGTCGCAGAATAGCCAAGGGCTTCGAGTTCGTTCAGCGCATGCGGATTGACTTCGCCCTTGGGCCGGCTGCCCGCAGAAAACGCCCGGAAGCGCCCACCACCCTCATTGTTGAGGATGGATTCGGCGAGAATAGAACGTGCGGAGTTGCCCGTGCACAAGAAGAGCACGTTGTAAGTCTTGTCGGTCATGGTCGTTTTCCGTGGTTAGGTCGGAGGTCTGTTGAATTGCATGATCGTTGCCGATGCCGGGCAGATGCCCGAAAGCTGACGGGTCGTAAGAACGGCGGGCGGCACATTGCCTCGCTCGATGACGACGAAGCCGAGCTTTGCGAAAAACGGCTCGGCGGTCGTCGTGGCCAGGAAGACAGTAGAGGCAGGGTCGATGGCTTTGAGCATTTCGTTGGTAAGCGCACTGCCGAGAGACCTGCCGCGATGCTCGGGCAAGATGACCATCGACCTGAGCAGGACCGCATCGCCGCACGTCTCGATGCCTGCGTATCCAACCGTGCCGCCATCTGATGAAAGCGCTCTGAAGAACGAGCGGCCAGGGTCTTCAACGTCCTCTATCGGAAGACCTGAAACCGAGAGCGCCAGCTTCAGGGCGGCATGGCTTCCGGGAACTGGCTCCAAGCGGATGTCGCTCATGATGGCTTCACCTTGGGCGCACAGCAGGGTGTCAGTTCGGCGATCAGCGGCGCACAGAGTTCGATCGAACCGCCGCAGCAGTCTTTCAACAGGAAGAGTGTCAGGTCACGCAGCCCCTGAAGGTCCGCCCTGTAGATGATCGAGCGGCTCTGGCGTTCGTTTGTGACGAGGCCCGCACGCGATAGCGTGGCCAGATGCGCGGACATGGTGTTCTGGGGGACGTCGAGAAGCCGGGCGAGTTCGCCGGCCGGCACGCCATCGGGCTCGTGCCGGACGAGAAGCCGGAAGGTCTCGAGCCTGGTGGTCTGGGCCAGTGCGGCGAGCGCCGCGATCGCTGTATTGCTATCCATATATCCAGACTTATGGATATATATAACTTTGTCAATAGGAGGCAGAGATGGTTTAACAGTGGCGTTCTTCACCCCTTTTCATCTAGAACGCCTGCAATGATCGCCGAACCGATGACGAAGGATGACGTCCAAGGTACCTCTGCCTTCAGAGCGGCCGCTGCCAACCAATGTCGAGCCCTGGCATTGTCGAGCTATTGGCTTGTTGCAGTGGGGACCAGGCCGGCATGATGATAGTTGTTGGCAACCGCTGACGTTGCCATGCCAGCTTCCAAGCATGCGCCGATGAAGGCATCCCGCGCGACTGCCGCCGGAACATTAAGGAGCAGCCTGTGGCCGAGCAGAACCACTGGTTCGAGCGCGAAATGATATCGGAGACGATAGCCCGCATCTGGGAGCCCTTCGTCCACCCGTTCTTTCGCGCAAACATCTTTCACGTAAGGTGCAAAGAAGCCGACCTCGTGGTCGACTTCGGAATGGGACTACGTTCGCTCCAAAGCTTCCTGGCGACAGACCCTGACCGGCCGATCGTGGCCGTAGCCATGTCCACGTTGATCATGTGGGATCGTTCCACGAGTTTGAGTACCGGCTGGGACACTCCTTGGAGGCAGACGCCTTTGCGGGCATGAGAGACAGTCAGACACTTGCCGAGTACTTTCGGATGCAAAAAGACGGGGTGGCGGTCGCCCCGAATGAGCGATGGCAACAGAAGCGGTTCTCGATCACTCCAGCGGTCCTGACAAAGGTGTTGGACGATGGTGCCCGCATAGATCTCGGGGACCGGTCGTTCACTGTCCTGCATCTCCCAGGTCATTCACCGGGCTCGATAGGGTTGCTCGACGAACATGACGGTACATTCTTCTCCGGCGATGCCATCTATGAAGGGACGCTGGTCGACAACTTGCCTGGTTGCGACAAGAGTGACTATCGGGGCACAATGAGGCGGTTGCTCGAACTCGATGTTGGCACAACGCACGGCGGTCACGGCGTTGCCATGACACGAGAGCGTATGGCGGCGATAGCGCGCGAGTATCTTGTTCGCCTGGATCAAGGTTGAAAATGCCGCAGCAGACTTAGTCCACGGATCAACGGGCGGCGGGTCGATAGGGCTGCGAATTGGAAGCTTTAGCTTGCGACAACATCGTCAGGCCGGCAATCCGGCGCGGCGTAGGCCCTCACGCAATCGGTCTGCATCTTCGGCCCGCCGGAAATATAACGCGTCCACGAGCCAATCCACGTATTCACTTGGGCCGGCAGACGGATCGCCGCGCCACAACGCGCGGACTGACTCGATGCACGTCCTGCCACACCGCTGTGCCTCTTCGAGGCGCCCCAAATGACCGAAGGCCGCCGCGCGCAGAGCCATGTATCTAGGGTGTCGCCGGCTTGGTGCGTCCATTATCAGTCGCTCCAATAGATCGGCTGCTTCTTGGTAGCGTCCGAGCCGAAACACAATGTGCGAAAGATAGAAATTGTACCAGAACGGGTGGCATGGGTTAAGCCGAAACGCAATCTCGGCGGCGTGCAAGCCCAGTTCGGGCTTTCCATTGCACGATTGGATCCAGGCCCAGAAAATCTGGATCAGTGGATCATTCGGGTTCAAAGCCCGAGCAAGGCCCAAATGCCGCTCGGCCCGCTCGAAGTCGCGCAGCATCAAGCACATGTATCCAAAGGTGGAGTGCACGCGCGCATCGTTGGGGTCTTTCGCCACTGCTTCTTCGGCCTGGTGAAACGCTGCGATCCGGTTCTCGTCCTTGTCTCGCGGCACTCCGACGCACATCTCGACCGAACGATTGAGGTAGATCCATGCGAGGCCCGTATGGGCTCGAGCAAAGCCCGGGTCGATGCGGAGTGCCGCTTCGAATAGTGCTTGCGCACGCGCTTGGGCCTCCGGTGTGAATACGTCAGAAAGTCGATTTCCCTGGAGGAAGAGATCATAGGCCTGAATGTCTTCGGGCTGGCGTCGCCGGGCTGCGACTTCGCTGTCCTGGATGATCCGTTGGGCTACCATTGCAACGATGCTCTGGGAAATTTCTTCCTGAACGGCAAACACGTCCTCGAGTGCGCGGTCGTATCGCTCGACCCAAAAATGGGCACCGCTCGTAGCATCAATCAGCTGGGCCGTGATGCGAACGCGCCCGCCAGCCCGGCGCACACTGCCCTCGACCAGGTATCTGGCCCCGAGCGAACGTCCGATCTCGCGCGCGTCCACGTTTTTCCCGCGGAACGAGAAGGAAGAGTTTCGGGCGATGACCATGAGTTCGCGGAAGCGCGAGAGTTCCGTGATGATGTCTTCGCTGATGCCATCGCTGAAATAGATCTGTTCGGGATCAACGCTCATGTTTTCGAAGGGCAACACCGCCACCGTCGGTCTATCGCCTGAAGCCCAGGCGGTTCTCGCGCCGTCGGGGGCATTGTCTGGCACCAAGCCGTAAGTCCTAACCGGCCGCGCGATGTTTTTCAGGTGCCGCTCACCCGCAAACTCGAATCGGCAATCGAGCTTTCCAGAGAGTTGGTCGTAGGCTGTTCCGGAGATAAGGAGGCCACCTGGCGGGCAAGACTGTTCCAATCGGGCAGCCACGTTGACGCCGTCCCCCAGCAGATCCTCGCCATCCACCTGGACGTCGCCCAGATTGATGCCGATACGCAAGACAATCCGACGCTCAGCCGGTATCTGCGTCTGACATTCAGGCAGTTGCTTTTGAACCGCAGCGGCGCAGGCTACAGCTTCGACGACGGACCCAAATTCGGCGATCAGGCCGTCGCCCGTCAGCTTGAAGAGGCGACCGTGATGTTGCGCCAGCAAAGGCTCGAACAGGGTCCGGCGCAGGTCTGTGACGGCC harbors:
- a CDS encoding GDCCVxC domain-containing (seleno)protein, whose protein sequence is MDDGRHLKASVAEAQRVTIQLRSTLTCPNCGQRATETMPTDACQFFYDCNGCGTMLRPESGDCCVFCSFGDAPCPPIQEAKHNNGAASCCVGS
- the arsH gene encoding arsenical resistance protein ArsH, encoding MRRASALSETFPALEERHLRQPDIDALRPAFSTHKPRILIFYGSLREVSYSRLLAHEARRLLERLGCEVRMFDPRGLPLPDEAPVSHPKVQELRDLSQWSEGQVWVSPERHGAMTGIMKAQIDWIPLSLGSIRPTQGKTLAIMEVSGGSQSFNALNQMRVLGRWMRMITIPNQSSVAKAYQEFDADGRMKPSSYYDRVVDVCEELVKFTLLTRDASAHLTDRYSERKEHAAELEKRVSLRSI
- the arsC gene encoding arsenate reductase (glutaredoxin) (This arsenate reductase requires both glutathione and glutaredoxin to convert arsenate to arsenite, after which the efflux transporter formed by ArsA and ArsB can extrude the arsenite from the cell, providing resistance.) produces the protein MDVTIYHNPACGTSRNTLEIIRAAGIEPDVIEYLKTPPARDELATMISDAGLTVRQAIREKGTPYAELGLDDPKLTDDQLLDAMLTDPILINRPFVVTPLGTRLARPSEVVLDILPDAFKGAFFKEDGEQVLDQEGKRVV
- the arsB gene encoding ACR3 family arsenite efflux transporter; the encoded protein is MSTFQRYLTIWVFLCIVVGVALGHLMPGVFQIIGAAEVAKVNLPVAILIWLMIIPMLIKIDFRSLAQVSTYWRGIGVTLFINWAIKPFSMALLGWLFIGWLFRPYLPADQIDSYIAGLIILAAAPCTAMVFVWSNLTRGEPLFTLSQVALNDAIMVVAFAPIVGLLLGLSAITVPWDTLVLSVVLYIVVPVIIAQVLRARLTADGTTKALDAMLAKLQPLSLVALLATLVLLFGFQGEQIIAQPTIIALLAVPILIQVYFNSGLAYLLNRMSGERHCVAGPSALIGASNFFELAVAAAISLFGFRSGAALATVVGVLIEVPVMLTVVWAVNHTKGWYEAAPSVSRNTITERT
- a CDS encoding arsenate reductase ArsC, producing MTDKTYNVLFLCTGNSARSILAESILNNEGGGRFRAFSAGSRPKGEVNPHALNELEALGYSATGFSSKSWDVFSEPGAPQMDFIFTVCDSAAGEACPVWFGHPMTAHWGVEDPAAVVGSEVEIQRAFATAARFLKNRIMAFVSLPLASIDRLALETKLRQIGAMEGSTGTPGKMA
- the arsN2 gene encoding arsenic resistance N-acetyltransferase ArsN2, encoding MSDIRLEPVPGSHAALKLALSVSGLPIEDVEDPGRSFFRALSSDGGTVGYAGIETCGDAVLLRSMVILPEHRGRSLGSALTNEMLKAIDPASTVFLATTTAEPFFAKLGFVVIERGNVPPAVLTTRQLSGICPASATIMQFNRPPT
- a CDS encoding ArsR/SmtB family transcription factor, translated to MDSNTAIAALAALAQTTRLETFRLLVRHEPDGVPAGELARLLDVPQNTMSAHLATLSRAGLVTNERQSRSIIYRADLQGLRDLTLFLLKDCCGGSIELCAPLIAELTPCCAPKVKPS
- a CDS encoding MBL fold metallo-hydrolase, which encodes MGSFHEFEYRLGHSLEADAFAGMRDSQTLAEYFRMQKDGVAVAPNERWQQKRFSITPAVLTKVLDDGARIDLGDRSFTVLHLPGHSPGSIGLLDEHDGTFFSGDAIYEGTLVDNLPGCDKSDYRGTMRRLLELDVGTTHGGHGVAMTRERMAAIAREYLVRLDQG
- a CDS encoding adenylate/guanylate cyclase domain-containing protein, yielding MSILGERRLVAIFVADIVGYSRLVELDETSTLAAVTDLRRTLFEPLLAQHHGRLFKLTGDGLIAEFGSVVEAVACAAAVQKQLPECQTQIPAERRIVLRIGINLGDVQVDGEDLLGDGVNVAARLEQSCPPGGLLISGTAYDQLSGKLDCRFEFAGERHLKNIARPVRTYGLVPDNAPDGARTAWASGDRPTVAVLPFENMSVDPEQIYFSDGISEDIITELSRFRELMVIARNSSFSFRGKNVDAREIGRSLGARYLVEGSVRRAGGRVRITAQLIDATSGAHFWVERYDRALEDVFAVQEEISQSIVAMVAQRIIQDSEVAARRRQPEDIQAYDLFLQGNRLSDVFTPEAQARAQALFEAALRIDPGFARAHTGLAWIYLNRSVEMCVGVPRDKDENRIAAFHQAEEAVAKDPNDARVHSTFGYMCLMLRDFERAERHLGLARALNPNDPLIQIFWAWIQSCNGKPELGLHAAEIAFRLNPCHPFWYNFYLSHIVFRLGRYQEAADLLERLIMDAPSRRHPRYMALRAAAFGHLGRLEEAQRCGRTCIESVRALWRGDPSAGPSEYVDWLVDALYFRRAEDADRLREGLRRAGLPA